The Pseudanabaena yagii GIHE-NHR1 genome segment AAGGAGTTGCTCAGTAAGGTCGGTATTCAAGCACAAACGATTAAAACTGGTCCCTACAAAGATATTTTTTCTTCATTCCGAGATTTATCAGAGCCAGAACGCCAATTGTTGCAAGACCTCTTGCAAAGTACCTATCAGGAATTTATTACTGATGTCGCTAAAGGTCGCAAACTCGATTTAGAAGTGGTGCGTAAGCTCGCAGATGGGCGGATTTATACTGGTAGCCAAGCTAAGGAAAATAAACTAGTCGATGCGATCGGGACATTAGATGAAGCCGTTGTTGATTTAAGAACCTTGGCAAGGAAGAAGTTTAATTTACCTGAAACTAAGGAATTACCAATTCGTAAATCGCCTGCTTCCTTTGAAAGACTATTAGACCAATTGCTCAATCAGGCTGGGGTGAGTATTGCTTTACCATTTTTTGATGTTGTGGGGAATGGCAAAATCTCTGGCGCGATCGCTGATCAGTTAACTTCAAAATTGGCTGGGCAAAATATGCAAATGGGCAACTATGATCCACCAGTTTTGCTGATGCCAAGTTGGTTTAACTAACTTATTAAAGGTTGAGATTTTGCCTTATGCAAAATCTCAACTCAAAATTTTTAATGGGAATTAATGGTCGAAGATCATGCAAGATCAGCATTTAAAATCGCCAATCATTTCTGAAGAGAGTAATCAACAAGTTGAGCGTCTAGTCAAGCAAATTGAGCATATTCAACATATTGTTAAATCTGCTTTTTGGGTATCAACTGAGGAATTAGCAATATTGCTCAATCTTGAGAATAGCTTTATCGATAAACTCAAGCTAGAAGTTGCCTCTCAGGAGCAGAACTATAGTTTTTTTTGGCGCAATTTTGAATGTACTTTGGTAGAGCGACAATTTGCGAAGGGCTTTTGGTTAATTAATGAGCGGCAAGATTTATTACCAAAGACTGCATCCCATGCTTCGCTAAATGCTTCACAAAAGGCGGCAAATGTATTTACAGTTAACGAGCCTCAATCATCATCAAATCATCAGGGATCAGTTTTATTAGATGTCTCGGCAGAAGAGATCATTCCCTCTCCCTATGCTCTTATTGATGATTTTTTATCCCCAACTCAACTCAGTGAATTATTGCGCTATAGCATTAATAAACAACCTGAATTTGTCCCCACTACAAATTCGGCAAATGACCCTAACTATCGGCGCTCATTCTATCTGCCATATTTTCCTGAATTCTCAGAGTTGATGATTAATCTCGTTTGGAAAATTACGCCGCAGATCCTGACGCATTTGGGGATGAGTAACTTTGCGATCGGGCAAATTGAATCCCAAATGACTGCCCATAACCACGGTAATTATTACAAAATTCATAATGATAGTGGTAGTCCTGATACGGCAACACGCACCCTGACCTATGTTTACTATTACTATCGTGAGCCGAAAGCCTTTACGGGGGGCGAGTTAGTCATCTATGACAGCAAAATTGAAAATGGATTTTCCGTCGCGGCTAAGTCCCATAAGGTGATTCAGCCACAGAATAATACGATTGTCTTTTTCCCTAGCCACTGTATGCACGAAGTTTTGCCCGTGAGTTGCCCATCGGAATATTTCGCTGACAGTCGATTTACGATTAATGGTTGGGTAAGGCATATCTAGAAAAAAGGCAGGAAAAAGTCACAAAGTGACTTTTTCCTGTAATTATGGTTTGGCGATTTTTTGCTTGACTTTGGAGATTACGCCACTAGCGATCGCCCCAGCCATCACGATCCCTAATACTGGCTGAATCAGTGGTTCCCATAGTTGTCGCCATAGTTCTAGACCAAGGTTGATTTTGAGACTTTCACCGCCAAGGGCAACTAGTAGCCATACAAAAAAGAAAAATACTAAGAACAAATTGAACATCAAAAATTTGTTCGTCCAACGTCCGATGGTTTCCATAGTTCATTAAAAATATTATTTTTAAGTTTCTAAGAGTGTGTCGCTTCGCGTGACACTCTTAGAAAGCAATCGGGGTAACGTTGCCGTCACCCCGATTGCTTTTATCGTTTTTGTTTTATAAATGCGTCAGTACAACCGTATGAGATGTACCGAAAAGTTTGTTATAAGTTTTTTTGATTAAGTCAAGACTTAAATTGAAACCTATTTGAAACCGACTGCTGCTTGCCATACAAATGCAAGTAGCAAGAAGAATACAGGGATCACAGGAAGAACGTTTACCAGTGGATCGAAAATTCTATACGCTTCAGGTAATGTTGCAATCAATAGACTAAGTGGCATTAAAAATAGACCTCCTTCAAGAGCTAAGATGAATTTTACCACGTCAAAGAAGCCATTCTTTTTTCTGAAAATTTTTTATCCAAGGGTTTATAAAATAGGTTTATTTATGGCGATCGCAAATCACAAGATATCAAATGAGCAATTTATACCTTTGACAAAAACTTGGCAAAAACTGCTCAAAATCTTTCAAGTTAGCGCTTTATCCCTGATACTTTGCCTCTGTACCTTTGCTTTTAGCAATCCCGCTTCGGCAAATGTGCAAATCAAGCTGACTAATGTTACCTATGAGCCATGTACAGGTGATGTGGGTAAGCATATGGTGCTAGGCGGCGGGGTGATGTCGGCTAACTGCTACATCATCAAAGGAGAAGCCAACAATACTTCAGGTAAAGTTGTTTACAATGCCGACATTTTTGGGCGCATTTATGATGCTAATGGTAATGATGCTATGCCCGAACGCGCAAGGCTAGGTGCAGTTGAAGAGATCCCCACAGGTACAAGTAATTTTCAGATTATGGTTGCTGTTCCTGCCGATCAACCTGAACCACTAGAGCTAAAACAATTTAAAGCATCAGGATTTGCAGGTAAGGTCAGGCGTTAATCGTGAATCACAAGTAAGCAAAGGCAGCGCAATGCGCTGCCTCTGTTTTATGGAAGCGATCGCGTTAAAATGTAAATCGGTCAGTATGGCAAAATCTAAAATCCGACCCTAAAGTTCAAGTCTAAAGTTCTCAGATATCGATACAAAAATATGGCTGTCAAAGTTTTAATTCCCACTCCTCTACAACAATTAACCAATAACCAAGCCACCGTAGAATGTGCTGGTGCTTCGGTTAAAGAAATCATCGACTCATTGGAAAACAATTGTCCGGGGATCAAGGCTCGTATTTGTGACGAGCAAGGAAATCTTCGCCGCTTTGTTAATTTTTATGTCAACAGCGAAGATATTCGTTTTCTCGAAGGGGCAGATACAGCTCTCAAGGATGGCGATGAAGTAAGCATCATTCCTGCGATCGCAGGGGGCTAGACCTAGCTTTTGGTGTCGCGGCAAGCCGCGACACCAAAAAGATTAGATATTGCTAAGCATTTCCACAGCGAGTTGAAATAACCAAATTGCTGATTGCTTTTTGGGATCAGCGTCAACTTTGCCCTTACCGCCCCAGTTTTGGAGCCAGTTGCCCAATCCACCAAAGAATCCACTAAACCACTGCCCCACCTGCGCGAAAATTTGTTGGGGACCGATACCTGTTAACACTTGGATACTAAAAATAACGGCAACTACCAGAAAGGCGGTTTTAAAACTAGCTTTAATCACGCTGAGCAACCACCACAACAGCAGCAGCGATACGACTAATGCTCCGATTACTAAAGGCAAGTTCATAGAGTTTTTCTCAATTCATCTCAAATTCCAAGAGTCTATAGCAAATCTGTAGTTATTTGGGAGACTGCGCCCCTTTGGGGCGCAGTCTCCCAAATTATTTAATCTCACAAATGACTATAGATTTGCAACTATATCAAGCGAGGCTTGATATCTCTGAAATTGAGTGCGATCGCCTCTGGAAACTTTTATCTGAGGATGAGCGATCGCGAGCGGATCGGTTTAAGCGAGAAAATCTGAGACGCAATTTTGTAGCCGCAAGGGGAAATTTAAGGATCATCTTGGCGCAATGGCTAGGTTGTAAACCCAAAGCAATTCATTTCAGCTATAGCGATCGCGGTAAACCCTATCTTCAAAATCCTAAGGGCATTTATTTTAATCTTGCCCATTCTCAAGATTTCGCAATTTATGGTGTCAGTAGCGATCGCGAGGTAGGCATCGATTTGGAATATATCAATCCTCAATGTGACATTGAGGGAATTGCCCAGAGATATTTCTCACCGTCAGAGTATGAGGTAATTAAAGGACTTGGCGATCGCGATCCATCTTTGGCAATTCAGGCTTTTTATCAAGCATGGACGCTTAAGGAAGCCTATGGAAAGGCGACTGGACAGGGAATTGCCAATATTCTTGAAGGTTTAGATGTTTCGCCATTACTAGAAATAGCGATCGGTGCAACTTTGCAGATTGGAGATTGGAACTTAAAACTCCTAAGTACAGAATTAGAATTAGGCACAAGTTATGCTGCCGCTTTGTGCATTAATCAACACTCTTCCTAGTCAAGAATCAGTGGTAAGTAGCTAGACATAAGTAAAACCCAAACCAGAGTTTTGTTCCGCCCGCTACGCGGGCGGAACAAAACTCTCGGTTTTTAGTTTACTTCTAGCTACTTACCACTGATTCTTGCCGTTCTTATTCTATTGATGTCGATGTAAAATCTTTCCTGCTAGCATGGCGGCTCCAAAACCATTGTCGATATTCACTACACCTACACCTGTAGCACAGGAATTGAGCATGGTGAGTAATGGAGCTAATCCGTTAAAACTTGCGCCATAACCGATGCTGGTAGGAACTGCCACTATCGGACAATCTGCCAGACCTGCGACAACACTTGCTAATGCTCCTTCCATTCCTGCGACGACAATAATCACATCAGCATTAGCGATCGCATCCCGATGACTGAGTAAGCGATGAATTCCTGCGACACCCACATCCCAAAGTCTCTTAACTGTAAAGCCACAGAGTTCTGATGTAATCGCAGCTTCTTCGGCGATCGGAAGATCGGCAGTACCTGCGGTGAGAATTGTAATTGTCCCTTCTTTTTTCATCGTTGATTCGCCGAGGCAGCAAATTTGGGCGAGGGGGAAATATCGCAAACCGCGCAAAGATGGCTGAATTTGAGCATAAACTGCTGCCGAAATTTTAGTTGCCATGACAAGAGGATTTTTGGATTCCATTACACGCATGATTTGCACAATCTGTTCAGGGGTTTTGCCCAATCCAAAAATTACTTCAGGAAAGCCTGTCCGTAAATTGCGATGATGATCAATTTTGGCAAAGTCTCCCACTGATTCATAGTGGAGATATTTCAACTTTTCTAAAGCTTTCTCTGGGCTTAGTTCCCCCGTTGCAACTGTTTCTAATAGTTGCCTTAAGTTGTCATGCATAGAAATTAAGAAATAGTGGGTTTACCTTTTAATCTAGCTTGTTACCGATGCTACTTTTCCGAAAACCTAGAAGCGGCTTAATGATGGGAGACTTAACTAGAATAGCGTTAATCTCTCATGCGTTTGGAACAGTTACAGGCTTTTTTGGCAGTGGCAGAAACGGGAAACTTTCAACAGGCAGCCCAGAAGTGCGGCGTTAGTCAATCAACGATCAGCCGACAGGTGCAGTCTCTTGAGGCAACTGTGGGCTTATCGTTGTTTCATCGTCAGGGCAATGCCAAGCTTACTTTGGGGGGCGATCGTCTATTACCTCATGCCAAGAAAATTTGTCAGATCTGGGCAACTGCCGAGCAGGAGCTAACTGATTTGCAAGCGGGTAAGCAAACAGAACTCTGTGTAGCAGGAATTCCTTCTGCCTGTGCCTATCAATTACCGCCGATATTACAAAAATTTTCTCGGACTTATCCAAACGTACAATTGCGGGTAACGACATTAGGAAGCGATCGCGCTCTTAAGGTTCTCAAAGACGGTTTGATTGATATTGCGATCGTGATGAATAATCCATTTTTGACCGCAAGTTCGGAAATGGTAATCACAAGATTATATGAAGAAAAGATTCAATTATTGCTACCTGCTCAGCATCCACTCAGCAAAAAAGAGGTTATAACTTGGAGAGATCTCGATAACTTTCCGCAGGCAGTATTTAAGGATGGCTATGGGTTACAGCGCCTAGTACAAGATCAGTTCAATCGTCAGGGAATTCGCTTGAATGCTGCTTTGGAACTAAATGCTCTTGAAGCTTTTCGAGGAGTGGTGAAGCAAGGGAGTTTGATTGCGCTGTTGCCTGAAACTTTTTTAGTGGAGTTAAATTATGATTCTGACTTGGTGGTGCGATCGCTCAGTGAACCCAACTTAACTCGCGAGATTGTGTTAGTGACGACCATCGATCGCATTCAAATTCCGCCGATTCAATATTTTTGTAAGCTCGCTGCCGAAATGGTGCAACAGGAAATTCCCGTCATCTTAAAAAGTGCTTTGAGTTCTTAAAAAATGTTAATGGGTAAAGCTTTGCTCTACTTATTATCATTTTTTTAAATGGCGAGCCTGTGAGATAATTCAACATCTAACCGACTTTTGCATTAAATTCACCCAAAGAGTAATGAGTAAAGAATTTCGCGAATTTTTGCGTAAAGTTGGTAGCGGTACACATACCAGCAAAAGCTTAACGCGCCAAGAGGCAGAACGCGCCACAGTGATGATGTTGCAAGGAGAAGCAACTCCTGCACAGATCGGGGCATTTATGATCGCCCATCGGATTAAGCGTCCAACTAGTGATGAGTTGGCGGGAATGCTGGATGCCTATAAATTTTTGGGGGCTAAGGTCGCAGCGATCGCTACTGATAAAAGGGTATTAGTACTGGGATTGCCCTACGACGGGAGATCAAAGACTGCGCCTATTAATCCTGCAACTGCAATTGTGTTGGCAGCAGCAGGAATTCCTGTGTTAATGCATGGGGGCGATCGGATGCCTACCAAGGAAGGGCTGCCATTGATTGAGATCTGGCATGAATTGGGACTGAATTGGCAAAGTTTAGAGCTTGCCCAAGTACAGCAAAATCTAGAACAGCATCATTTGGGATTTGTCTATTTGCCTAAACATTTTCCCCTTGCTCAAAGTATTGTTCCCTATCGCGAACAAATTGGTAAACGTCCACCCTTCGCCACCATTGAGCTAATGTGGTCTCCCTACCAAGGGCAACAATTAATCGTGTCGGGATTTGTGCATCCACCCACTGAGACAAATATTCGAGAAGCCTTTGCAAAGCATGGCATTACTGAGTTTGCAACAGTAAAAGGTTGGGAAGGAAGCATCGATTTACCGCGATCGCGTACAGCAATTATCGGTATTAACCGAGGCGATCGCTTTGAACGTTTGACTTTATCGGCAAGAAATTACGGCTTTAGTTCAGAAGATCCTGCGATCGCAGATGCTTCTGAAATTGCTGCTAAAATCATCTCTGCCCTCAAAAATGAACCTTCCGAATATCTCAACTCAGTATTGTGGAACTGTGGCTTTTATCTCTGGCTCTATGGACTGCATGGAGATATTACAGAGGAGATCGCCTATGCTCAAGAAATTATCAGCAGTGGCGCAGCATTGCAAAAATTAGAGGATTTACGAGGTTAAGTTCCTTTCTTGAAAAGATTAAGAACCATAGATTAGCGATTACTATATTTAGACGATTCTTTATAGTAGATTCAATTAAAACCTAGAGGATTTTAATTCGTAGATAGCATAAATCAAAAATTAAAAGATTTTCTATCCTCTAGGAGTTATTTGAAATTGCTATATTACTTTCCATCTTTTTGATTTACTTGGGGGAAGATTCTCGCTTGCACGAGTATCGCACACTTTAACTTACCAGAGCTTTTTTATGACAACGCATCCCGTAACATCGCTAATTTTTCGGGCAAAATGCGATAGTAAATCCAAGTTCCCCGACGCTCTTTGGTGAGTAATCCAGATTCATATAAAACCTTAAGATGGTGGCTTACCGTTGGCTGAGCTAGACCCAAAGTTTCCACTAATTCACAGGCACATACTTCCTGACTCGGTTGAGCAGCAATTAAGCTCAAGATTTGTAAACGTGCAGGTTCCCCCAATACTCGAAATATAGCCGCTAAATAGTTGGCATCGTCAGAGGTGAGGCGACCTTCTAGTAAGGGAGGACAACAGGTAATCGATTGATTTGGCTTCATAAACTTATAGTGCCATGAATTAATGCGAGGTGACAAAATATCGATTATTATAAATATTGATATTAATCAATATCAGGTAAATCAATCATGGCACATATACAGCCGATTAAAAAACTCTCTATACTCGATCGCTTTTTGACTGTCTGGATTTTTCTGGCGATGGCGATCGGTGTGACCATCGGCGCACTTTTTCCTGCGGTTGATCGCGTGATCAATCAGTTTCAAGTTGGCACTACGAATATTGCGATCGCGATCGGCTTAATTTTGATGATGTATCCACCCTTCGCCAAGGTACGTTACGAAAAATTAGGCGATGTCTTCCGCAATGGCAAAATCTTAGCGCTAGCTCTATTTCAGAGTTGGATCGTTGCACCGAGTTTCATGTTTCTCTTGGCGATCGTCTTTTTTCGAGACTCACCCGAATATATGGTGGGCTTGATGTTGATTGGGATTGCGCCCTGTATTGCGATGGTAGTGGTATGGAGCGATCTCGCTAAGGGGAATTCCGAATATACGGCAGGGTTAGTTGCCTTTAATAGCATCTTCCAAGTCATGTTCTATAGTTTTTATGCTTGGATTTTTATTACGGTATTACCGCCGCTATTTGGTTTAAGAAGCACTGTAGTCAACGTGAGCATCATCGAGATTGGACAGACTGTTTCGATCTATCTCGGTATTCCCTTTATCGCAGGATTTTTGACACGCTTTTTCCTAAGCAAAGCTAAGGGGAGAACTTGGTATCAGAACATATTCATTCCCAAAATCAGCCCGATCACTCTCATTTCACTGCTGTTTACGATTGTGGTGATGTTCAGTCTTAAGGGTAACTTGATGTTAAAAATCCCTTTAGATGTCTTCAGAATTTCGATTCCATTATTGATTTATTTCGTTGTGATGTTTGTAATCAGCTTTTATTTTGCTTGGCTCATCAAGGCGGATTACGACAAAGCGGCAAGTGTTGCTTTTACAGCAGCAAGTAACAATTTTGAACTAGCGATCGCTGTTGCCGTCGGGGTATTTGGCATTAATTCGGGAGCAGCTTTTGTAGCGGTTGTTGGTCCCTTAATCGAAGTTCCCGTTTTAATTAGTCTTGTCAATCTATCTTTTTGGTTTAAACGAAATTTCTTTGATAGTGCAGATCGAACTAAGTAAATTGATGCGATCGCCTCTAATCCCACCCAGTTGTTGGTTACGCAATAGCTCTCGTCCGCGCTGACGAAGTAATTCAGCAATTAGGATATTTGTGTCAATAATCAATATCATCATGATTCTTGATTGACAAATGCTTCTACTAATTCATCTTCGGTCATGCCAGTTTCTAATAGAATTTTCTCAACTGAGCGATCGAGAGAGTCTATGGCGTTGGTATCAACATTATTTCGGTTAACTCTTTGGGCTTCAGCAATTTCTTGACCTAGTAATTTCCATAGTTTGATTTTATGTTCAATATTTAGGGTGGTGACGGCTTCGGCTAGTAGATCAAAGTGGATGTTAATTTGGGCGGTGGCAGTTGTCATAATGTTTCTACTTGCATGGCAAGTTTTCCTTAGACCGATTGATGATGATTTTACTCGACATTTTGGGGTTTGAGTAGGATCTGGACAGCTAAATCATGACCAATCATCAATTGATTGCTAGTTGCTGTAATCCTTGATAGGCAAAGATTTGTTCGTCTAATGTTTTTGCCTTAGCTAAAAAAGCGAGTCTTCCTCTAATCTGTTCTTCGTAGGTAATGACGGTAACGGCAACTTCAGGATCTTCTATCTCTGCAAGTTTGGCTAAGATTCGCTTACCTTCTTGTCCGTTGCGCTGAATGAGGCTGAGATGATCGGTGTCAAAAATATACATGATGCTCTATTCAGCAGATTTGCGCCATTCTTGACCGAGGCGATTTGCTTCGTCAAAGGTGGGATCGTTTTCAAAGCTACCTGCGACTTTTAACCACCAAGGTGTTTTTTTCTGAACAAATGCAGATAGCACTTGTCGCATTTGTGCGAGTTCTGTTTCTAATGCGGCTACTCTAGTTTCTAGATGTTGAGATTTGTCTTCAAGCTGTTGAGAGAGCATAGAAGTTTTTGGTGAGCTAAGGTGATGCGGCTATTATAGCAAGATGGTTGCAAGTGTAAATTTACGCGATCTCTAACCAATCTAACTACAAGTGAGATCATCTCAAACACACCAACAAGCGATCTCAAGTTTTCTAGTAAAGTCAAAAAGATGAATGGCAAGCAATCTCAATATTCACAAATTCCTGAATATGCTATCACTACTACGTTATAATTTTGAAAGCTAGGTATTCGTGCAAAATTGATTCCCGTTGTTGATCCTGCGACGGTAATGCATCAAGGGGTACGATATATACCTCGTTATAACACTGTTACGCAACCTTACGAACTGTTAGTAGTAAGTTAGAATCTGGTACGAGTACTTAGCTTTTAAAATCGTGCTTAATTGGTATGAATACGACCTTTTTAAATCTTTCAGAAGAAGAATTAAGAGAAGAATTTTGCAGGTTAAGAACTCGTGAAGATATAGCAAAATTATTTCAAATTAGTGATTATCAACTTCGTTATCATTTGTATGTTAATCCTTCCCAGAAAGCATATGTAATATTTGAAATCAAGAAAAAATCTGGAGGGATAAGATCTATCTCAGCACCTAAAACTGCTCTTAAAATTATTCAACATAAATCTAATCAACTATTTCAAAGTGTATATAAACCAAAACCTTCTACACATGGGTTTACATCAAACAAAAGTATTGTTACCAATGCGAAACAACATCTTAGACAGCGATATGTCTTAAACCTCGATCTTAAAGATTTCTTTCCCTCCATTAACTTTGGAAGAGTGAGAGGTCTACTCATGGCAAATCCATACAATTGTACTGAGGAAGTGGCAACAGTTTTTGCACAAATTTGTTGCCATAACCAACAGTTGCCTCAAGGCGCACCAAGCTCACCAACTATATCAAACATGATCTGTGCAAAGTTGGACACTCAACTACAAAGGTTAGCCAAGAAATATCAATGTATTTATTCTAGGTATGCTGACGATATTACTTTTTCTACCTCACGTTCAAGGTTTCCTTCTCATCTAGCTTGGTTTTCCAGAGATTCAGAAAAATTAAATATAGGTAGCGAACTAAAAGATATTATTGAAGGGAATGGATTTCAGATTAATGAATCAAAAGTTAGATTACAAAATAGATATAATCATCAAGAAGTTACTGGAATTACTGTAAATGAAAAATTAAACATTAAACGTAAATATATTCGTCAGATTCGTGCTGTGCTTCATGCTTGGGAAAAATACGGTCTTGAGAATGCTGAAATGATTTTTTGGCAAAAGTATGAAAAGCATCGACATACGGAATTTAATCCAGATTCTTTTAGGCAAGTTATCAGGGGTAGAATCGAGTATGTCGGTTCAGTAAGAGGAAAAGATGATCATCTTTATTTGAAGCTTTTGAGATGGTTAAGTAAACTTGCTCCAGATCTGGTAAATAAAACAAAGTTCGATATTGCAAATATAAATGAATCATCTGAGGAGCAAAAGGATTTACCGCAAGTTATTATTTGGACGGAGGGAAAAACAGATATAAAACATCTTAGATCTGCACATAGGTGGTTACAGAATAATAAAACAACTAGATATAAAATTGAGATAAAGTTCAAAGATGATTTAGATGATCAGAAACAAGGTAGTCCTGAGTTACTAAAAATGTGTGAGCAGTTCTGTAAAGAAAAACGAAATAACCCCATAATTGCAATTTTTGATCGCGATGAACCTGACCTAATTAGAAAGGTTCATAATGAAACTACAGGCTTCAAATCTTGGAATAATGGAGTTTATTCATTTGCTATACCAATTCCTCAACATCGGAAAGATAATCATTCTATCTGTATTGAATTTTACTACAAAGATGAAGAAATCAAAAGACATGATAATGATGGTAGAAGGTTATTTCTAAGCAATGAGTTTAATCCCATTAGCGGTAGACATATTATTGATCGAGATTTGGTAACTCAAGAGACTAAGAAAATCAAAAAGAATGAGATAAAAATAATCGATAGTAATGTGTTTGACTCTAATGATACAAATGTAGCATTATCGAAAGATAATTTCGCGAATTATATATTGCAAGAGTCGGCTAATTTTAACGACTTTGATTTCAATCCATTTTTAGAAATTTTTGAGGTTATAAATAGAATTTCTAAACATCATGAAGAGAATATCAAATCTGAACATATAACTCATTAGTAATTAAGTACTCCTCAAGTTATTTTCCGAGAACTTAATCACAACTTTGTGATTGACACAACTAGCAATTTTTACAACATTTATAGTGAACGCCCATCATAATCAACATCCTCAAACAAAGCGCGATCGCCGATTGTTTAGTTCCAACGCGATTATTGGGTTTTGTTTGGGTTTGATGAGAGGCGATCTCATTGTAGATTTAGCGATCACCATACTCTAAAATATTGATTGTAGAGATACTGATAAATATGAAACGTACACAAGTAAAAGTAAATCTATCTCTTCCTTTCAAAGCTCTCGTAGAAATGATGAGTTCCCTAGAACTACG includes the following:
- a CDS encoding reverse transcriptase domain-containing protein; the protein is MNTTFLNLSEEELREEFCRLRTREDIAKLFQISDYQLRYHLYVNPSQKAYVIFEIKKKSGGIRSISAPKTALKIIQHKSNQLFQSVYKPKPSTHGFTSNKSIVTNAKQHLRQRYVLNLDLKDFFPSINFGRVRGLLMANPYNCTEEVATVFAQICCHNQQLPQGAPSSPTISNMICAKLDTQLQRLAKKYQCIYSRYADDITFSTSRSRFPSHLAWFSRDSEKLNIGSELKDIIEGNGFQINESKVRLQNRYNHQEVTGITVNEKLNIKRKYIRQIRAVLHAWEKYGLENAEMIFWQKYEKHRHTEFNPDSFRQVIRGRIEYVGSVRGKDDHLYLKLLRWLSKLAPDLVNKTKFDIANINESSEEQKDLPQVIIWTEGKTDIKHLRSAHRWLQNNKTTRYKIEIKFKDDLDDQKQGSPELLKMCEQFCKEKRNNPIIAIFDRDEPDLIRKVHNETTGFKSWNNGVYSFAIPIPQHRKDNHSICIEFYYKDEEIKRHDNDGRRLFLSNEFNPISGRHIIDRDLVTQETKKIKKNEIKIIDSNVFDSNDTNVALSKDNFANYILQESANFNDFDFNPFLEIFEVINRISKHHEENIKSEHITH